GCCTTTGAAAGTGGCAAAATCGAACGCGCTGAAATCACAGAGGATGCCAAAAGCTATACCCGTCAGTTAATTCATGATGTGTTGCGGGAATGGATTCAGACTCAACCACAGCAAGTGATCAATGCCTTGTATAGTGTGGGGGGGCTGAAAAGTGTCGATCATTTTGTCGGGATGGTGGAAAGCTCGCTGAATTTTAGTTCAGCACAATTTAAACTGCCTGCCATGCCTGAGATTGAGTTGGCTCAGTTGCAGCAGTGGCAACAGCAAGCACAGCAGATTGACCTGAGCAGCTTGGCTGAATACTTTCAGTTAGAGGGCGCCTATTATGCACATATCAATGGTGCTTCTTTCCGTAACAATGCCTTTCATAAACTGTTTACAGAATCCTTGCCGCCCTTATTAACTGCACTCAATAGTCCTGAGAATATACAGATCTTTGATGCCTATTTTGCCGATTCACGTGATGCGGTGTTTAAGTTTTTAGACAAACTCGAAGCACAAAAAATTTTTAAGAAATGTCCTGCGGAAATTGCCGAGGGCTTCTATCAACATCCATGCGTGTTGCAACTGCAAAAGCTGTTTCACGCTGTACAGCAGACTCAGCAAGAATTTGAGCAGTTACAGGTCTATTTAAAAGCCTATTTATGTGTTGAAGTCAAAAAGCGTTTGCCTCAAGTGTTGCAGCAAAAAGGGGAGACCACCTTTGCTCAGCAAATCAAGACTTTGTCTGAAGCTTTAAAAGGCGAGCAAGGACAATCTTTCGCGGTATTTGTACAGTCACGCTATCCATTGATTCTGGTGGATGAATTTCAGGATACCAACCAAGATCAAGATGATATGTTGGCCAGTATCTGGCGCCATCCGCAACGTTATCAAAAAGGCTGCATGATTATGGTGGGTGACCGTAAGCAGGCGATTTATGGTTTCCGTGGTGGAGATATGCTGACTTTCCTGAATGCTTATCAGGATATTATGGCCAAACAGGGGCGTGAGTATAAATTGGTGCATAACCACCGTTCGGTGAAAGAACTGGTTGAAGTGGTGGATCTGCTGTTTCAGCGCCAGATCGATTTTGGTGAGCAGGTCAGCTATGACCCGATTCAAGCGGGTTCACGTCCACATCCCGCCTTGGTTGAAAATGCACAATTTAATCCGCAGCCTTTACGTTGGGTACAACTACACGAAGGCAATGAACAGGCCACACAGGTGGCGTGGCAGATTCAGCACTTACTCAACCAAGCCTATTTAAAGCAATTGTACTTAGAGGGTGATGTCCCAACTGCGATTGATGAAGATGATATTGCCATTCTTTCGCGTAGCCATCGCCAACTGGATGAAGTGCAATATGTATTGGAACGTATGGGGATTCGGGTCAATCGACCTTCGAAACGGAGTGTATTTGATTCCAGCATTGCACAGGATGTAGGGGCCCTGCTCACGGCGTTGCTTCATCCTTATGATGAAGCCAAGCTCAAACGGGCTTTGCTCAGTCGTTTATTTGGCTTTGATTTGGCTCGACTATTGGCCTTAGAACAAAGTGCAGAAGGCTTGAGCGAATATATTCAGCAGTTTGATGACATACGTGAAATGTGGCTGAATCAGGGCTTTTTATCGGCATGGCAGCGTTGCTTAAATCAGTTTGGTCTTTGGCAGCAACTGGTGGCCACACAAAGTAAAGACAATGAACGTGCTGTGGTGAATTTACGCCACCTCACTGATCTCTTGAGTCAGCACAGTGAACATGTACAAGGGATGCAAAACCTGTATCACTGGTATTTAAAACAATTAAATTCGCCAAGTGATCGCGATTGGGAGCTTGAACACAAGCTGTCCAGTGAAGCAGGTGTGCAACTGATGACCATTCATCAGTCCAAAGGCTTGGAGTTTAAAATCGTGTTTTTACTGGGGGCGAATAAGGCCTTTGCTGAAGTACAGAAAACACTGAATTTTTCTACCACTGAAATCCAGTTGCCTGAAACGGGTCAAATACGGACGCAACGGGTGGTAGCCGTGGCAGATAAAAACTTTTTACAGCAAACCGAGCTGGATCAACATCAGCAACGCGCTTTGGCGGAACAAAATCGGTTATGGTATGTGGCACTAACACGTGCCAGTCACCGTGTTTACGCCGTGTTTGAACCGGAAAAAGGCGATAAAAATAAGTTTTCAGGTTTGGCTTTTTGGAAGAATCAGGGCGATAACTTTCAACATCCCTATAGTGCCGATGCTGAGCTGATCTTAGCGCGACCACAAGCCTTACAGATGCAACAAACTCAACAACAGCGCGTACTGTTGGCCCAAACACTGCCGACACAACGTTTTTATGCACGCGGAAAAACCAGTTTTAGCTATCTGGCACAACATTTAAAGCATAAAGCGACTCGGGCTGATCGCTTGGCCAATATCGATATTGATTTTGAGCAAGCTGAAGATGAGTTGAATCTTGCTGAATTGGAAAATA
This genomic stretch from Acinetobacter sp. C32I harbors:
- a CDS encoding UvrD-helicase domain-containing protein — translated: MNSKYPVSYQPIGDIQFEGLHLIEASAGTGKTYTLSSLMVRIFLEKYLPNQVIATTFTRAAAAELKTRIRLRLVEILEFLEPFRDVLEQDIQAKALQESDPLKQQVLQNFAPRIAYACERLKLVIDQLDELFVGTLDSFSQKLLREFAFESGKIERAEITEDAKSYTRQLIHDVLREWIQTQPQQVINALYSVGGLKSVDHFVGMVESSLNFSSAQFKLPAMPEIELAQLQQWQQQAQQIDLSSLAEYFQLEGAYYAHINGASFRNNAFHKLFTESLPPLLTALNSPENIQIFDAYFADSRDAVFKFLDKLEAQKIFKKCPAEIAEGFYQHPCVLQLQKLFHAVQQTQQEFEQLQVYLKAYLCVEVKKRLPQVLQQKGETTFAQQIKTLSEALKGEQGQSFAVFVQSRYPLILVDEFQDTNQDQDDMLASIWRHPQRYQKGCMIMVGDRKQAIYGFRGGDMLTFLNAYQDIMAKQGREYKLVHNHRSVKELVEVVDLLFQRQIDFGEQVSYDPIQAGSRPHPALVENAQFNPQPLRWVQLHEGNEQATQVAWQIQHLLNQAYLKQLYLEGDVPTAIDEDDIAILSRSHRQLDEVQYVLERMGIRVNRPSKRSVFDSSIAQDVGALLTALLHPYDEAKLKRALLSRLFGFDLARLLALEQSAEGLSEYIQQFDDIREMWLNQGFLSAWQRCLNQFGLWQQLVATQSKDNERAVVNLRHLTDLLSQHSEHVQGMQNLYHWYLKQLNSPSDRDWELEHKLSSEAGVQLMTIHQSKGLEFKIVFLLGANKAFAEVQKTLNFSTTEIQLPETGQIRTQRVVAVADKNFLQQTELDQHQQRALAEQNRLWYVALTRASHRVYAVFEPEKGDKNKFSGLAFWKNQGDNFQHPYSADAELILARPQALQMQQTQQQRVLLAQTLPTQRFYARGKTSFSYLAQHLKHKATRADRLANIDIDFEQAEDELNLAELENKTTAQPIAWIKQYFPKGTLAGNFLHEIFEQIEFQQPHMWVEEIRRRFKNTYQSLWSELLLQYQQHFPEQENGEQQLYQWIADWLGEVLHTPLNQGFQLKQLAAGQYLSECPFYLALSDRVLAMQRVQQLFEEYGIEMPELLEAKSARYLNGSIDLVYFDGQRYHIADYKSNYLGAEQLDYQQPQIAESMSLSSYWLQAALYLVALHRYLSVKLQDYEMQQHLGGASYLYLRGMNGQAQQGCYYWKPEDEFILRLDAILGYFSEDKAGKMV